From Candidatus Sphingomonas colombiensis, one genomic window encodes:
- a CDS encoding tetratricopeptide repeat protein — protein sequence MKRTISFAFLLLASAAALPAPAAAQMVQQLPQAGSDADQLAAAMRTLGANPRDLNALINAGELSLKLGDASAAAALFKRAEEVDPMNGRVKAGMARILVQQERPGEALRYFDQAAGYGLDPRSFAGDRGLAYDLIGEQERAQRDYRLVLKAGAQDEVQRRYALSLAISGRQDEALKQIEPLLRNGDRGAWRARAFILALGGDVPGAEKIATTMMPSGLAGGLAGFFQRLPTLAPVDKAFAVHFGEVRASAARLADARLAPSLPPLGPETSAPVRVAAATPPPPAARAETARERRDRERARRGGKAAPIAVASTPVPQKSADPALPPPPSYPGNGVVFAAPQEITQKLPPRAPVQIARPTPTPPVVTNSAPQPSAEIASAPPPVAPPPRRSPPRVVASKTPVPPKMSEDSILAKIIAGISVPDSEREEAPPRVAVKRETAPVRAAAPKKDQPPGEIAEAKPARGTAAARRKAAAKAEEAESETADAPEAKATRGRGKATAKAEEEVAEAPKKKTLAEKKAEEAKKLAAAKKAEEAKKLAEERKAEKAQPARIWVQVAGGANEGDLHKAWTSVKGKTATLAGKSAYTTPLRATNRVVTGPFKTEAEARAMVNKLAKEGVSAFTFTSTAGQKMTKIESK from the coding sequence ATGAAGCGCACGATTTCCTTCGCCTTCCTGCTGCTGGCCTCGGCCGCCGCACTCCCGGCGCCTGCCGCCGCCCAAATGGTGCAGCAACTGCCGCAGGCCGGTTCCGATGCCGATCAGCTGGCCGCCGCGATGCGCACGCTTGGCGCCAATCCCCGCGATCTCAATGCGTTGATCAACGCCGGCGAGCTGTCGCTAAAGCTTGGTGATGCGAGCGCGGCGGCGGCGCTGTTCAAGCGCGCCGAAGAAGTCGATCCGATGAACGGCCGCGTGAAAGCCGGCATGGCGCGGATCCTGGTGCAGCAGGAGCGGCCGGGCGAGGCGTTGCGCTATTTCGATCAGGCGGCGGGTTATGGCCTCGATCCGCGCAGTTTCGCTGGCGATCGCGGCCTCGCTTATGATCTGATCGGTGAGCAGGAGCGCGCGCAACGCGATTACCGGCTGGTGCTCAAGGCGGGCGCGCAGGATGAGGTGCAGCGGCGCTATGCGCTGTCGCTCGCCATTTCCGGGCGGCAGGACGAGGCGCTGAAGCAGATCGAGCCGCTGCTCCGTAATGGCGATCGCGGTGCCTGGCGTGCGCGGGCCTTCATTCTCGCGCTGGGTGGCGACGTGCCGGGCGCGGAGAAGATCGCGACGACGATGATGCCGTCCGGGCTGGCCGGTGGGCTGGCGGGCTTCTTCCAGCGGTTGCCGACGCTTGCGCCGGTGGACAAGGCGTTCGCGGTGCATTTCGGAGAAGTGCGGGCGAGCGCGGCGCGGCTGGCCGATGCGCGGCTGGCGCCGTCGCTGCCGCCGCTGGGGCCAGAGACGAGCGCGCCGGTGCGAGTCGCGGCCGCCACGCCGCCGCCGCCCGCCGCCCGCGCCGAAACCGCGCGCGAACGGCGCGATCGCGAGCGTGCGCGTCGCGGGGGCAAGGCCGCGCCGATCGCCGTGGCGTCGACGCCCGTCCCGCAAAAGTCGGCCGACCCTGCGCTGCCGCCGCCGCCGAGCTATCCGGGCAATGGCGTGGTCTTCGCCGCGCCGCAGGAAATCACCCAGAAGCTGCCGCCGCGCGCGCCGGTGCAAATCGCTCGCCCGACGCCGACGCCGCCGGTGGTGACCAATTCCGCGCCGCAGCCGTCGGCCGAGATCGCGAGCGCGCCGCCGCCCGTCGCCCCGCCGCCGCGTCGCTCGCCGCCGCGCGTGGTTGCGTCCAAGACGCCGGTGCCGCCCAAGATGAGCGAGGATTCGATCCTGGCGAAGATCATCGCGGGTATCTCGGTCCCGGATTCGGAGCGTGAGGAAGCGCCGCCGCGCGTGGCGGTGAAGCGCGAAACCGCGCCGGTGCGCGCCGCCGCGCCGAAGAAGGATCAGCCTCCGGGCGAGATCGCGGAGGCGAAGCCGGCACGCGGCACCGCGGCGGCACGGCGCAAGGCCGCCGCGAAGGCCGAGGAAGCGGAAAGCGAAACCGCCGACGCACCCGAGGCGAAAGCGACGCGCGGGCGCGGCAAGGCGACCGCCAAGGCCGAGGAAGAGGTCGCCGAGGCCCCGAAGAAGAAGACGCTCGCCGAGAAAAAGGCGGAGGAGGCCAAAAAGCTCGCCGCAGCCAAAAAGGCCGAGGAAGCGAAAAAGCTCGCCGAGGAGCGCAAGGCGGAGAAGGCGCAGCCGGCGCGGATCTGGGTGCAGGTCGCGGGCGGCGCCAACGAAGGCGATCTGCACAAGGCGTGGACATCGGTAAAGGGCAAGACCGCGACGCTCGCCGGCAAGAGCGCCTATACCACCCCGCTGCGCGCCACCAATCGCGTGGTCACCGGCCCGTTCAAGACGGAGGCGGAGGCTCGCGCGATGGTCAACAAGCTGGCGAAGGAGGGCGTATCCGCCTTCACCTTCACCAGCACGGCCGGGCAGAAGATGACGAAGATCGAGAGCAAGTGA
- a CDS encoding deoxyguanosinetriphosphate triphosphohydrolase: MSATHAPWASQPAAGRGRLHQEQGGVPRGPRDDYQRDRDRIIHSIAFRRLRHKTQVFLAPDGDHFRVRLTHSLEVAQIGRTIARTLGLNEDLTEAICLAHDIGHPPFGHAGEDALKAATMAAGGFDHNGHALRTLMRIERSYPRFDGLNLTWETLEGLAKHNGPVRHPGWALAQADADAALELDTWPSLEAQIAAIADDIAYDNHDIDDGLRAGLLTPEQLRDVPLVARGWAAARERFPDISDRRLSRELVRQQIGTMVLDLITETKRRIAESGVGDATDVRAAGRALVAFSDAMREEERDLKRFMYANLYHHPRQLEAAAAAHDVVSGLFAAFHADPQLMPEEWRADVPREEPALSRHIADYIAGMTDRFAIREYERVIGPVAMPEGF; this comes from the coding sequence GTGAGCGCCACCCACGCGCCCTGGGCGTCGCAACCGGCGGCGGGGCGCGGGCGGCTGCATCAGGAGCAGGGCGGCGTGCCGCGCGGGCCGCGCGACGATTATCAGCGCGATCGCGATCGCATCATCCACTCGATCGCCTTCCGCCGGCTGCGCCACAAGACGCAGGTGTTCCTCGCCCCCGATGGCGATCACTTCCGCGTCCGGCTGACGCACAGCCTGGAGGTGGCGCAGATCGGCCGCACGATCGCGCGCACGCTTGGACTGAACGAGGATCTTACCGAGGCGATCTGTCTCGCGCACGATATCGGCCATCCGCCGTTTGGCCATGCGGGCGAGGATGCGCTGAAGGCGGCGACGATGGCGGCGGGCGGGTTCGACCATAATGGCCATGCGCTGCGCACGCTGATGCGGATCGAGCGCTCCTATCCGCGCTTCGACGGGCTGAACCTGACATGGGAGACGCTGGAGGGGCTGGCCAAGCACAATGGCCCGGTGCGCCATCCCGGCTGGGCGCTGGCGCAGGCGGATGCGGATGCCGCGCTCGAACTCGACACCTGGCCGAGCCTTGAGGCGCAGATCGCGGCGATCGCCGACGACATCGCTTATGACAATCACGATATCGACGATGGCCTGCGCGCCGGGCTGCTGACGCCGGAACAATTGCGCGACGTGCCGCTGGTGGCGCGCGGCTGGGCGGCGGCGCGCGAGCGTTTCCCGGACATCTCCGACCGGCGGCTGTCGCGCGAGCTGGTGCGCCAGCAGATCGGGACGATGGTGCTCGATCTGATCACCGAAACGAAGCGGCGTATCGCCGAATCGGGCGTGGGCGATGCGACGGACGTGCGCGCCGCCGGCCGCGCGCTCGTCGCCTTCTCCGACGCGATGCGCGAGGAGGAGCGCGACCTCAAACGCTTCATGTACGCCAATCTCTATCACCACCCGCGCCAGCTCGAGGCGGCGGCGGCCGCGCATGACGTGGTGTCGGGGCTGTTCGCGGCCTTCCATGCCGACCCGCAATTGATGCCGGAGGAGTGGCGCGCCGACGTGCCGCGCGAGGAACCCGCGCTCAGCCGCCACATCGCCGATTATATCGCGGGCATGACCGATCGCTTCGCGATCCGCGAATATGAACGCGTGATAGGGCCGGTGGCGATGCCGGAGGGGTTTTAG
- a CDS encoding TadE/TadG family type IV pilus assembly protein: MEFALLAPILLAVLLGVLGYGQYFLLAHSAQQLANDSARATIAGMSAAERLGLANAAMARSLSRLPESKPAPPRSRWRKRPR; this comes from the coding sequence GTGGAATTCGCGCTGCTCGCGCCGATATTGCTTGCAGTCCTGCTGGGGGTGCTGGGTTACGGCCAGTATTTCCTGCTGGCGCACAGCGCGCAGCAACTCGCCAACGATTCGGCGCGCGCGACGATCGCCGGGATGAGCGCGGCGGAGCGACTGGGCCTTGCCAACGCGGCGATGGCCCGATCCCTTTCCCGCCTGCCTGAATCAAAGCCGGCACCGCCGCGATCGCGGTGGAGGAAGCGCCCCCGTTGA
- a CDS encoding AraC family transcriptional regulator, which yields MSIWLLDAPDGFGDARPHAHHAIQLTISLSGGLELRNDDFSERGPAIAVDADVPHRFQAHGLLAIIFVEPESRSGRALRRILFADRALASFDAGPLAPALAPLAAAFDAETTADQLLQAGQQAVSALLPEIRAPLPDPRIRRVIDRASMHLDDSLERAADAAGVHLSSSRLRHLFVEQTGLAFRTYLLWLRLVRALDVYAQGKSLTEAAHAAGFADSAHLSRTFKRNFGLPATTLERL from the coding sequence GTGAGCATCTGGCTGCTGGACGCGCCGGACGGCTTTGGCGATGCACGTCCGCACGCGCATCACGCGATCCAGCTTACGATCAGCCTGTCCGGCGGGCTCGAGCTGAGGAACGACGATTTCTCCGAGCGCGGGCCGGCTATCGCGGTCGACGCCGATGTGCCGCATCGCTTTCAGGCGCACGGCTTGCTGGCCATCATATTCGTCGAGCCGGAAAGCCGATCGGGCAGGGCGCTTCGCCGCATCCTGTTCGCGGATCGGGCACTGGCGTCGTTCGACGCCGGGCCGCTTGCGCCCGCGCTCGCGCCACTCGCCGCGGCGTTCGACGCCGAGACGACGGCCGATCAATTGCTTCAAGCCGGGCAACAGGCGGTATCCGCTTTGCTACCGGAGATTCGGGCGCCGCTTCCCGATCCGCGCATTCGGCGCGTAATCGATCGGGCATCGATGCATCTGGACGATTCGCTCGAACGCGCCGCCGACGCGGCGGGGGTGCACCTGTCGTCCAGCCGGCTCCGGCATTTGTTCGTCGAACAGACCGGCCTTGCCTTCCGCACCTATCTTCTTTGGCTGCGGCTGGTGCGCGCGCTGGATGTCTATGCGCAGGGAAAGTCGCTGACCGAGGCCGCCCATGCCGCGGGCTTTGCGGATTCGGCGCATCTGAGCCGAACCTTCAAACGAAACTTCGGATTGCCGGCGACGACGCTGGAGCGACTTTAG
- a CDS encoding ATP-binding protein — translation MSDLFAAPSSSSPTTNYDASSIEVLEGLEPVRRRPGMYVGGTDERALHHLAAEVLDNAMDEAVAGHATRIEVDAGRRQSADRSSTTGAACRSIRTRNSRTRAALEVILSTLHSGGKFAGKAYATSGGLHGVGVSRGQRAVVRHGWVEVARGQTFYRQSFSRGLPLGPLERSAPSPNRRGTSVRFRPDAQIFGTELHFKPARLFRLARSKAYLFARRRDPLEMRARSDPRTIRRRSGVPVPRAAGGHLREQVAGTRMRDGGSSSRARRNFPASRAASNGRWPGRYGRDGCY, via the coding sequence ATGTCCGATCTGTTCGCAGCGCCTTCGTCTTCCTCCCCCACCACCAATTATGACGCTTCGTCGATCGAGGTGCTGGAGGGGCTGGAGCCGGTGCGGCGGCGGCCCGGCATGTATGTCGGCGGCACCGACGAGCGCGCGCTCCACCATCTCGCGGCCGAAGTGCTCGACAATGCGATGGACGAGGCGGTCGCGGGGCATGCCACGCGGATCGAGGTCGACGCTGGCCGTCGGCAATCGGCTGACCGATCATCGACAACGGGCGCGGCATGCCGGTCGATCCGCACCCGAAATTCCCGGACAAGAGCGGCGCTGGAGGTGATCCTCTCCACGCTGCATTCGGGCGGCAAGTTCGCCGGCAAGGCCTATGCCACCTCGGGCGGCCTGCACGGCGTCGGCGTCTCGCGTGGTCAACGCGCTGTCGTCCGACACGGCTGGGTCGAGGTCGCGCGCGGCCAGACGTTCTATCGCCAGAGCTTCTCGCGGGGCCTGCCGCTCGGTCCGCTCGAGAGGTCGGCGCCGTCGCCGAACCGGCGCGGCACGTCGGTGCGCTTCCGTCCCGATGCGCAGATCTTCGGGACGGAGCTGCATTTCAAGCCGGCGCGGCTGTTCAGGCTGGCGCGCTCCAAGGCCTATCTCTTCGCGCGGCGTCGAGATCCGCTGGAAATGCGCGCCCGATCTGATCCTCGGACGATACGCCGCCGAAGCGGTGTTCCAGTTCCCCGGGCGGCTGGCGGACATCTGCGCGAGCAGGTCGCCGGCACGCGAATGCGCGACGGCGGATCTTCTTCGCGGGCACGCAGGAATTTCCCGGCGAGCAGGGCCGCGTCGAATGGGCGGTGGCCTGGCCGTTATGGACGCGACGGCTGCTACTAG
- a CDS encoding toprim domain-containing protein encodes MAQPQHGSRQRALLGCVLERMPTIACAASRSARSRARPPLPAASCACPASSTDCSADSPAGTELFIVEGDSAGGSAKQARDRKTQAILPIRGKILNVASATSAKIFANQQLADLGQALGCGTRKDSRGG; translated from the coding sequence TTGGCTCAGCCGCAACATGGATCGCGGCAACGCGCGCTGCTCGGCTGTGTGCTCGAGCGGATGCCGACGATCGCCTGCGCCGCAAGCAGGAGCGCGAGGTCTCGCGCAAGACCGCCACTTCCGGCCGCAAGCTGCGCCTGCCCGGCAAGCTCGACCGACTGCTCCGCCGACAGCCCGGCAGGGACCGAGCTGTTCATCGTCGAGGGCGATTCGGCCGGCGGCTCGGCCAAGCAGGCGCGCGATCGCAAGACGCAGGCGATCCTGCCGATTCGCGGCAAGATCCTCAACGTCGCCTCCGCCACGTCGGCCAAGATCTTCGCCAACCAGCAGCTCGCCGATCTGGGCCAGGCGCTCGGCTGCGGCACGCGCAAGGATTCGCGAGGCGGATAA
- a CDS encoding TadG family pilus assembly protein, whose amino-acid sequence MGGCRRARRRIRRSGRWAESGRRDGFSRAFSPCRDGAGDHRSYRADASIAAAARFTPASGSADAVRVELESTSPTFLAAIFGRHDIAIGRQAIAARQRYASFSIGSRLASLDGGLLNAYLSALTGSNVSLSVMDYRALAGADVDLFRYLPLLRTKAGLQAASFGDVLKSNVSTPQALDALASALSADGQPQAANAIKALLNMSGGRSISLAALIDAGPLAAQSEGGTGIAKVDALALTTAMLQLASPTRQVSLDLGAECARPHLDPRDAGDRRA is encoded by the coding sequence ATGGGCGGATGCCGCCGCGCTCGCCGCCGCATCCGGCGATCCGGCCGATGGGCAGAAAGCGGCCGACGCGATGGTTTTAGCCGCGCATTTTCCCCGTGCCGTGACGGCGCGGGTGACCACCGCAGCTATCGAGCCGACGCAAGCATCGCCGCAGCGGCGCGCTTCACCCCGGCCAGCGGCAGCGCGGATGCGGTGCGGGTCGAGCTTGAATCGACCTCTCCCACGTTCCTCGCCGCGATCTTCGGGCGGCATGATATCGCGATCGGGCGGCAGGCGATCGCGGCGCGGCAACGCTATGCGAGCTTTTCGATCGGTTCGCGGCTGGCGAGCCTCGATGGCGGCCTGCTCAACGCCTATCTCTCCGCGCTGACCGGCAGCAATGTTTCGCTGTCGGTGATGGATTATCGCGCGCTCGCCGGGGCGGATGTCGATCTGTTTCGCTATCTGCCGCTGTTACGCACCAAGGCGGGGTTGCAGGCGGCGAGCTTCGGGGATGTTCTCAAGAGCAACGTCTCCACCCCGCAGGCGCTGGATGCGCTGGCATCGGCGCTGTCCGCGGACGGCCAGCCGCAGGCGGCGAACGCGATCAAGGCCTTGCTCAACATGAGCGGCGGGCGTTCGATCTCGCTGGCGGCGTTGATCGATGCCGGTCCGCTCGCCGCGCAGAGCGAGGGCGGCACGGGGATCGCCAAGGTCGATGCGCTGGCGCTGACGACGGCGATGCTGCAACTCGCGTCGCCTACGCGGCAGGTGTCGCTCGATCTCGGGGCCGAGTGTGCCCGGCCTCACCTCGACCCGCGTGACGCTGGCGATCGGCGAGCGTGA
- a CDS encoding alpha/beta fold hydrolase: MTRWAGIAALVVAAAYLLAVLALTVGQRWLIYRPPGDAEHYFPADFDRITLRTSDGLTLTAAYHPAAVGRPTLVFFHGNGDSFEGSNRATDLLREQGFGVLLAEYRGYAGNPGAPTEDGLYRDGRAALDWLAARGIAGRDVILIGYSLGSGIASQLATERGVGGLVLIAPFTGLVDAASHHFPYIPVRLLLRDRYANLDKLRGRHLPLFVLHGDRDRVIPWQQGRKVAEAVPGAGLHILRDIGHEIAFLPDTQIRIARWVDSLDPAKRAESHDAKAPNAPMLTLPPRPRY, from the coding sequence ATGACCCGCTGGGCGGGGATCGCGGCGCTCGTCGTGGCGGCTGCCTATCTGCTCGCGGTTCTCGCGCTGACGGTCGGGCAGCGATGGCTCATCTATCGGCCGCCAGGCGATGCCGAGCATTATTTCCCCGCCGATTTCGATCGTATCACGCTGCGCACCAGCGACGGCCTGACGCTGACCGCCGCTTATCACCCCGCCGCCGTCGGACGCCCGACGTTGGTGTTCTTCCACGGCAATGGCGATTCCTTCGAGGGATCGAACCGCGCGACCGATCTGCTCCGCGAACAGGGGTTTGGCGTGCTGCTTGCGGAATATCGCGGCTATGCCGGCAACCCGGGTGCGCCGACCGAGGATGGGCTCTATCGTGACGGTCGCGCCGCACTGGACTGGCTCGCGGCGCGGGGAATCGCGGGGCGCGACGTGATCCTGATCGGTTACTCACTCGGATCCGGCATCGCATCGCAACTGGCGACCGAACGCGGCGTGGGCGGATTGGTGCTGATCGCGCCCTTTACCGGGCTGGTGGACGCCGCCTCACATCATTTTCCTTATATTCCAGTGCGTTTGCTGCTGCGCGATCGTTACGCCAATCTCGATAAGCTACGTGGGCGCCACCTGCCGCTCTTTGTCCTCCACGGGGACCGCGACCGCGTCATTCCATGGCAGCAGGGACGCAAGGTAGCGGAAGCGGTGCCGGGTGCGGGGCTGCATATCCTGCGCGATATCGGCCACGAAATCGCTTTCCTGCCCGATACGCAGATCAGGATAGCGCGCTGGGTCGATAGTCTCGATCCCGCGAAACGCGCGGAATCGCACGATGCGAAAGCGCCGAACGCACCGATGTTGACGCTGCCGCCACGCCCCCGGTATTAG
- a CDS encoding aspartate aminotransferase family protein, which produces MTITALMPVYPRCGVRPVRGEGAYLYGERGEKYLDFASGIAVNCLGHSHPKLVKAIADQAATLMHVSNLYGSPQGEHFAQRLIDATFADTVFFTNSGAEAVECAIKTARRYHFANGHPERHDLITFDTAFHGRTLGTISATNQPKMRDGFEPLLPGFKYAKFNDLAGALALIDENTAGFLVEPIQGEGGIRPASEEFLTGLRKACDERGLLLVLDEVQAGYGRTGKLFAHELYGITPDIMAVAKGIGGGFPLGACLATEEAAKGMVIGTHGSTYGGNPLAMAAGEAVLDVLLEDGFLENVEKTGNRLRQALEQMIPNHDHLFDSVRGHGLMLGLKLKSDSRAFVAHARDNHGLLLVSAGDNVVRILPPLNIDESHIAECVERLSEAARMYVPAADD; this is translated from the coding sequence GTGACCATCACCGCACTGATGCCCGTCTATCCGCGCTGCGGAGTACGGCCGGTGCGAGGCGAGGGCGCGTATCTCTATGGCGAGCGAGGCGAGAAATATCTCGATTTCGCCAGCGGCATCGCGGTCAACTGCCTCGGCCATAGCCATCCCAAGTTGGTGAAGGCGATCGCCGATCAGGCGGCGACGCTGATGCACGTCAGCAACCTCTACGGCAGTCCGCAGGGCGAGCATTTCGCGCAGCGGCTGATCGACGCCACTTTCGCCGATACGGTGTTCTTCACCAATTCGGGTGCGGAGGCGGTTGAATGCGCGATCAAGACCGCGCGCCGCTATCACTTCGCCAACGGCCATCCCGAGCGGCATGACCTGATCACCTTCGACACCGCCTTTCACGGGCGGACGCTGGGGACGATCTCCGCCACCAACCAGCCGAAGATGCGCGACGGGTTCGAGCCGCTTCTGCCGGGCTTCAAATACGCCAAGTTCAACGATCTCGCCGGTGCGCTGGCGCTGATCGACGAAAACACGGCCGGTTTCCTAGTCGAGCCGATCCAGGGCGAGGGCGGTATCCGCCCGGCGAGCGAGGAATTCCTGACCGGGCTGCGCAAGGCGTGCGACGAGCGCGGCCTGCTGCTGGTGCTGGACGAGGTGCAGGCGGGCTATGGCCGCACCGGCAAGCTGTTCGCGCATGAGCTTTACGGCATCACCCCGGATATCATGGCGGTGGCCAAGGGGATTGGCGGCGGCTTCCCGCTCGGCGCCTGCCTCGCGACCGAAGAGGCCGCGAAAGGCATGGTGATCGGCACGCATGGCTCCACCTATGGCGGCAACCCGCTCGCCATGGCGGCGGGCGAGGCGGTGCTCGATGTGTTGCTGGAAGACGGCTTCCTCGAAAATGTCGAGAAGACCGGCAATCGCCTGCGCCAGGCGCTGGAGCAGATGATCCCCAACCACGATCATCTGTTCGACAGCGTGCGGGGCCACGGCCTGATGCTGGGCCTCAAGCTCAAGAGCGACAGCCGCGCCTTCGTGGCGCATGCGCGCGACAATCACGGGCTGCTGCTGGTGTCGGCCGGCGACAATGTCGTCCGCATCCTGCCGCCGCTAAACATCGATGAAAGCCATATCGCGGAGTGTGTCGAGCGGTTGAGCGAGGCGGCGCGGATGTACGTGCCGGCTGCCGACGATTGA
- the ftsZ gene encoding cell division protein FtsZ yields the protein MGIEFITPESDELTPRIAVIGVGGAGGNAIANMMRAEVQGVDFLVANTDAQALKQSNAPEKIQLGAKITQGLGAGSRPEIGRAAAEETIEAMSKRLEGAHMCFIAAGMGGGTGTGAAPVIAKAARDMGILTVGVVTKPFAFEGSRRSKSAESGIEELQKYVDTLIVIPNQNLFLIANANTTFKQAFEMADEVLQQGVRGITDLMVMPGLINLDFADVRSVMQEMGKAMMGTGEAEGDDRALVAAQKAIANPLLDGVSMQGAKGVIISITGGEDMRLLEVDEAANHIRELVDPDANIIWGSAFNPELEGKIRVSVVATGIEAEARTDAPAPEPARAFSFSAPRRAEPAPAPAAPAPAPVAEQPATAQAAEPAQPEIELTEVVAQPETAASPADEELLLGSETIMPEAAAAPAPAAEQAAPKVFEDDAPAPAPRRRWLSSGSDASEEAAPAPRVKLGGTLFERMQNASRGAARPEDGEDKDSLDIPRFLHRQNNQ from the coding sequence ATGGGAATCGAATTCATCACCCCGGAATCGGATGAGCTGACCCCGCGCATTGCGGTGATCGGCGTTGGTGGCGCGGGCGGCAACGCAATCGCCAACATGATGCGCGCGGAGGTGCAGGGGGTCGACTTCCTGGTCGCCAACACGGACGCCCAGGCGCTGAAGCAATCCAATGCGCCGGAAAAGATCCAGCTCGGGGCGAAGATCACGCAGGGCCTGGGCGCGGGCAGTCGGCCGGAAATCGGCCGTGCCGCCGCCGAGGAAACCATCGAGGCGATGTCGAAGCGACTCGAGGGCGCCCACATGTGCTTCATCGCCGCCGGCATGGGCGGCGGCACTGGCACGGGCGCGGCCCCGGTCATCGCCAAGGCGGCGCGTGACATGGGCATCCTGACCGTCGGCGTCGTCACCAAGCCGTTCGCGTTCGAAGGCAGCCGCCGCTCCAAATCCGCTGAAAGCGGGATCGAGGAGCTGCAGAAGTATGTCGATACGCTGATCGTCATCCCGAACCAGAATCTGTTCCTGATCGCCAACGCCAACACCACGTTCAAACAGGCCTTCGAAATGGCCGACGAGGTGCTGCAACAGGGCGTGCGCGGCATCACCGACCTGATGGTCATGCCGGGCCTCATCAACCTCGATTTCGCCGACGTCCGCTCGGTGATGCAGGAGATGGGCAAGGCGATGATGGGCACCGGCGAGGCCGAGGGCGACGACCGTGCGCTCGTGGCGGCGCAGAAGGCGATCGCCAACCCGCTGCTCGACGGCGTGTCGATGCAGGGCGCGAAGGGCGTCATCATCTCGATCACCGGCGGCGAGGACATGCGCCTGCTTGAGGTCGACGAGGCCGCGAACCACATCCGCGAACTGGTCGATCCCGACGCCAACATCATCTGGGGTTCGGCGTTCAACCCCGAGCTGGAAGGCAAGATCCGCGTCTCGGTCGTCGCCACCGGCATCGAGGCGGAAGCCCGCACCGACGCGCCGGCGCCCGAGCCGGCCCGCGCGTTCAGCTTCTCCGCGCCGCGTCGCGCCGAACCAGCGCCCGCCCCCGCTGCCCCGGCCCCCGCGCCGGTGGCCGAGCAGCCGGCAACTGCTCAGGCAGCCGAGCCGGCGCAGCCGGAAATCGAACTGACCGAGGTTGTCGCGCAGCCCGAAACCGCCGCGTCGCCGGCCGATGAGGAACTGTTGCTGGGCAGCGAGACGATCATGCCCGAAGCCGCTGCCGCACCGGCGCCTGCCGCCGAGCAGGCGGCGCCGAAGGTGTTCGAGGATGATGCCCCGGCGCCGGCACCGCGCCGCCGCTGGTTGTCATCCGGCAGCGACGCCAGCGAGGAAGCCGCGCCGGCACCGCGCGTGAAGCTTGGCGGCACGTTGTTCGAGCGGATGCAGAATGCGTCGCGCGGCGCGGCGCGGCCGGAAGACGGCGAAGACAAGGATTCGCTGGATATCCCGCGCTTCCTGCACCGCCAGAACAACCAGTAA
- a CDS encoding GcrA family cell cycle regulator gives MIGKAHRLGLQSRPSPWCPRMPRQSPTAKAAGRRRRTATPRAQARAGASRAARPQAGRPVTPPPAPAPAPVLIADRPRPKTRITMATTPICRPRQPLAPSAGPALGRPRRLPPAGAAASSRRRSHARPAPAPGPGQAFGRTSPARPRLLDLSDKVCKWPLGHPGEPDFHFCGDKVNPGFPYCVAHCGHAYQAQLPRRDRRAPPIPFGGPRLALILRGIAPFRCDPVALGA, from the coding sequence GTGATCGGCAAGGCGCATCGCCTTGGCCTGCAATCGCGCCCGTCGCCGTGGTGCCCAAGGATGCCGAGGCAAAGCCCGACAGCCAAGGCTGCAGGCCGCCGCCGCCGCACCGCCACCCCCCGCGCCCAAGCCCGCGCCGGTGCCAGCCGCGCCGCCCGCCCCCAAGCCGGTCGCCCCGTAACGCCGCCGCCCGCCCCTGCCCCGGCACCCGTCCTGATCGCAGACCGTCCGAGGCCGAAGACGCGGATCACCATGGCGACCACGCCGATCTGTCGCCCGCGCCAGCCGCTGGCACCGTCAGCCGGTCCTGCGCTCGGTCGGCCCCGGCGGCTTCCTCCGGCAGGCGCCGCGGCGAGCAGCAGGCGCCGGAGTCACGCCCGCCCCGCCCCGGCGCCTGGTCCCGGCCAGGCCTTCGGCCGGACATCGCCGGCAAGACCTCGCTTGCTCGATCTCAGCGACAAGGTCTGCAAATGGCCGCTCGGCCACCCCGGCGAGCCCGATTTCCACTTCTGCGGCGACAAGGTGAACCCCGGCTTCCCATATTGCGTCGCGCATTGCGGCCACGCCTATCAGGCGCAGCTGCCGCGCCGTGATCGCCGCGCACCGCCAATTCCGTTCGGCGGCCCGCGCCTCGCGCTGATTTTGCGTGGGATCGCGCCATTTCGGTGCGATCCCGTCGCTTTAGGGGCGTGA